The following are encoded in a window of Clostridiales bacterium genomic DNA:
- a CDS encoding type II toxin-antitoxin system HicB family antitoxin gives MKYGIDDYKMEISCVVEGDDKFWIARFPDFNSCFGQGCTKIEAIEECEENLKALIAFFEENNRPLPTPSKDEDEYSGKFTVRISKQLHRRCAICAQENNVSLNHFVSEALAFYCANQQFKPSKTTIIEIIDSKREAFQRILYKPTRGEKYHGAN, from the coding sequence ATGAAATATGGAATAGATGATTATAAAATGGAAATAAGTTGCGTTGTTGAGGGAGATGATAAATTTTGGATTGCTAGGTTTCCTGACTTTAATTCGTGTTTTGGGCAGGGTTGCACTAAAATTGAAGCTATTGAAGAATGCGAAGAAAATCTAAAAGCGCTAATTGCTTTTTTTGAAGAGAACAACAGACCATTGCCCACCCCTAGCAAAGATGAAGATGAGTATAGCGGCAAGTTTACTGTTAGAATATCAAAACAGCTTCATCGCAGATGCGCTATTTGCGCTCAAGAAAATAATGTAAGTTTAAATCATTTTGTAAGCGAAGCCCTTGCATTTTATTGCGCAAACCAACAATTTAAACCAAGCAAAACAACTATTATTGAAATTATTGATTCAAAAAGAGAAGCGTTTCAAAGAATATTGTATAAGCCCACTAGAGGAGAAAAATATCATGGCGCAAACTAA